A window of Streptomyces marispadix contains these coding sequences:
- a CDS encoding baeRF2 domain-containing protein → MELGFLGPLFERQGPWASVYFDTTTASEDAAARQKLNAKSAREQLKDEGADEATCRAVHDRLVSFPRGQEPPGHAVFATDGEIVLDVELTAPPPGGGPLVAWQALPRTGPLIELAAADPPGLVAYIDRKGAEFELTGSLGAQAAGRVTGADWPVHRTPTGDWSERHFQTAVENTWEQNAAEIADELRVRWEKCGAEVLVLAGDARERNAVYDRLPPDLRERTVQAEHGVRADSGPEGPAANTAGGRRLLAEEIARARADYARQRVATALERFQAGRAPSEDGRIDAVEGVPALVEAAREHRIAVLLVRPEGPDLHRDVWVGDEPGQLAARRSEPQYLGATEPSPARADDALLRSAAATGADVLCVRDSDVPEGVPRDLPDGGLGALLRWPYEGAPEGGGAGGGQHATWQ, encoded by the coding sequence ATGGAACTCGGATTCCTCGGTCCGCTCTTCGAGCGCCAGGGCCCTTGGGCGTCGGTCTACTTCGACACGACGACGGCCTCCGAGGACGCCGCCGCCCGCCAGAAGCTCAACGCGAAGTCGGCACGGGAGCAGCTCAAGGACGAAGGCGCAGACGAAGCCACATGCCGCGCCGTGCACGACAGGCTCGTGTCGTTCCCTCGAGGGCAGGAACCGCCCGGTCACGCGGTCTTCGCCACGGACGGCGAGATCGTCCTGGACGTCGAGCTGACCGCCCCGCCGCCCGGCGGAGGCCCTCTCGTCGCCTGGCAGGCGCTTCCCCGTACCGGCCCCCTGATCGAACTGGCCGCCGCCGATCCCCCGGGCCTGGTGGCCTACATCGACCGCAAGGGCGCCGAATTCGAGCTGACGGGGTCCCTCGGCGCACAGGCCGCGGGCCGTGTCACCGGCGCCGACTGGCCGGTGCACCGCACCCCCACCGGCGACTGGTCGGAGCGGCACTTCCAGACGGCGGTGGAGAACACCTGGGAGCAGAACGCCGCCGAGATCGCCGACGAGCTTCGCGTCCGCTGGGAGAAGTGCGGCGCCGAGGTCCTCGTGCTGGCCGGGGACGCCCGCGAGCGCAACGCCGTGTACGACCGTCTGCCGCCCGACCTGCGGGAACGTACCGTCCAGGCGGAACACGGCGTACGTGCCGACAGCGGTCCCGAGGGCCCCGCCGCGAACACCGCGGGCGGCCGGAGGCTGCTCGCCGAGGAGATCGCGCGGGCGCGGGCCGACTATGCGCGGCAGCGGGTCGCCACCGCGCTGGAGCGCTTCCAGGCGGGACGGGCGCCGAGCGAGGACGGCCGTATCGACGCCGTCGAGGGCGTGCCCGCGCTGGTGGAGGCCGCACGTGAGCATCGCATCGCCGTGCTGCTCGTACGTCCCGAGGGGCCGGACCTGCACCGGGACGTGTGGGTGGGCGACGAGCCCGGCCAGTTGGCGGCCCGGCGCAGCGAGCCGCAGTATCTGGGCGCCACGGAGCCCTCGCCGGCGCGTGCCGACGACGCGCTGCTGCGTTCCGCGGCGGCGACGGGCGCCGACGTGCTGTGCGTGAGGGACTCCGACGTGCCGGAGGGCGTGCCGCGGGACCTGCCCGACGGCGGGCTGGGCGCGCTGCTGCGCTGGCCGTACGAAGGAGCACCCGAAGGAGGTGGAGCCGGTGGCGGACAACATGCAACGTGGCAGTGA